In Salvelinus alpinus chromosome 19, SLU_Salpinus.1, whole genome shotgun sequence, the genomic stretch tctgccgtttccagctacaatagtcatttacaacattaacaatgtctacactgtatttctgatgaatttgatgttattttaacagacaaaaaatgtgcttttctttcaaaatcaaggacatttctaagtgaccccaaacttttgaacagtagtatatagttctggtcctGGCTGCTGTTTTTTACCCATTTGGTTTAATCTCTGTGTCCCATATACACATGTTAGCATTCGGTCCTAAAATAGCTACGTTTGTCAAGTGGAAAGAAACATGTTGAGGAAGTATCAGTGTTGATGGCGGGAGGAAGTACATAGCTATTACAGCAGTGTCTACCTTACGAAACACTAGACTCAAAACAATGACAATCATCATCCAGGAAACCAACCAATAGAAGTTCATTAATTCCAAACGTGCCAATCATTTGAAGAGGTGTAtttttgggtggcaggtagcctagcggttaagagtgttgggccaataaccgaaaggtcgctggctcGAATCCCTAAGGGTGAAGGtgaagaagaaaaatatatataataataaatataattaaatcggtcgatgtgcccttgagcaaggcactcaaccctaattactcctgtaagtcgctctggataaacgtgtctgctaaatgactaaaatgtcaaatgtggcATTAGCCTACTTCAAAAGACAAGAAGCAAAAAGACATTCCAGAACTATGTGTTCTTTCCAATAAACAAACACTCAAAGTTGCTCTGCCACATTCTTACAGGTTTAATAAGTAGGACGTTAGATATGCTCTAACACAAATACTACTGTGATATGAAATGCGATGTGCATGAGTAAGATATGCATTACAAGGAGATACTACAGAAACTGTAGAATCATGTATTAGGGAATCGATTAGCCTTTATGTGGTATAGCAGTTGGAGTGAAGAAAGGAAAGACCCGCCTCCGTAAAAGTAGATTATGGGATTATATGACATAGCACTACCCTGTTCTTCAACAAACCTCCCATTGCAGTGCTTTGACAAGAAAACTCAACTCTCCATAAAAGAGAACAAACTCATTTCTGGCCTTCACCTTTATAATCATTAAGGCCCAATTGTTTTTCATACCCCTGTGACTAGGCCATGGCTAATGGCTTTACATGAGGATGTTGACTTTAATATATAATCTATTCAAGGGTAAatgacctactgtagcctacctcAAATACACCCCCACTGCAACTCAGATCTCGTCCTGCGCTCCAGATGTAAAGATCCAATCATTCTTCACAaatgctaaccttaaccattaacaGGAAAATGCAAAAGAGGGGATGCTGTCTCAATTCAGTATCTTCTTCGATTAACATTAGTGAAAGGCCACAGTGTTCCGTACCTCCCAAGGCAGGTTGTCATATCTGTGCCAACTGTACAATAACAAACTAACAATGCATCAGCTATCTACGTGCAGGACGCTGGTAATGTGGGTAGAATAGGAATTTGTTATGATTCTCTGTGATGTACAGAAGGCCTTCAAGGCCTCTGGTCTGCTAGGGTCATATTCATTGGGAACCAAACAGAAGCAAATGGGTcaaaacagggagggacctacctggttatctgttgcaaaacattttgctatggtttgctacagtgtgcactaatgaataggACCCACGTCTCAGAGACCTTGATTCAACTTAGGAACAATATGACGTCACATGAGCTGATTTACATGAACATACGTAAGGTATTGATAATGAACAAACATAATGATGTTAATAACACTGTCATTTCTTATTAGTCTATAGCCATAAAGGATGGACGCACCTACAGACAGAcgggcagacagagacagtcagtcacCTGGTAGTCGGGGTGGAACTGGCAGCAGTCCACGTTGTTGTAGTGTCCCCTCAGCATGGTTACAAGTTCCCCGGTGTGTAGAGTGTACACCGCCACCGAGCTGCCACAAGGTACAAACACAAACTCCGGGCTGCAGCTACGAGACACCGTGATCTTTAACCCCTTACGGCTTTCGTTACTCACCTTCCCATAATtcacctgagagacagagaggagttgggagggtcagTTGGACGGATGACCAAGCTAACAGTAGAACAGCACTTCAACTATCAAACTGCTACAGAACATGATGCATGGAGACATTCAGAAACCAGGTTAAATATAGACCTCAACATGTGTTGTACTGATACGGACCACGCCAGCTAAAGTGGGCTTCCCTCGGATTTGTCGAGATTAACTGTTTAAAGATGTACTGTATAACTCATTTTAGGCAGAAGATGTGGCATGTTACTTGTAAAATATAAGGCAATGTTTATATGACCCCCCTTTCATACAGCCCCTTACTTACCATTTATTTTCAGGTATACCCCTTTTATAAATATCAGCGGGTAACAGGCAAATTGGGAGGTGTTGTTAAACCATGGGACCTGTTTGCAGTTCAAATTAGGGCGGTATTAAACAATGGAAGAATTTACCTGCAAAAAAGCAGAGAACCATTCACCATTCATTCCTGTATTTTGGTTACAGGGTCTGAAAATGCAGGAATCATGACTTGGTCTTTAGCTGGCTTTTATTTGTCCATGTTTTTACTCCTTACCCCTTTCAGACATTCCAACATGTGGGGTTTTAGTCTGTGTATAAAAGGGATATATGTCTTCAAGTCATCAAGCAGGCAAACTGTTTCTCCAAACCCAAAGCAGCACAGGGCCTTTATGTGAAGGCTTGAGGCCTTCACCTGCAGACCCAGTTAGTGAGGGGAAGTTTATGTATGGAAGGTAATGGGGCTAGAGGCACAATGATGTCCCTTAGTGCTTGAGGCCGCTGTCACAGAGAGGGATGGCTACTGATCATTTAGGGTAAGGCCTGGAAGAGTCACACATGCTATGTAATGTGTTCCAGACAAGGCATCCAGGGATGGGCAGGAAatgtgcatacacacaaacatgcacactcaGACAGGGCCTCGGGGTAGAGCCTAGTCCTCACCCTCAACCATTGGATCCCTGCCAGACAAATTTTTGACCCTCtcactctctgcatctctctcgctcgctgtatctctcttacacacacacacacacacacacacacacacacacaacctaccaGTGTGTTTTTTCCATTGGCACTGTTCCACAGCCGCATGCGGTCGTCTGTTCCCGTGGTGAGAAGGTAGAGGCCGTCGACCGTGAAGCAGAGGCCATTTACCCTTCCATTATGGGCTGTGTTcactggcaaacacacacacgcgccatTAAATGCCAATGAGATAATATAACTATTATTTAAGGGGAAAGGACACTGGGAAGAGCATTTGGTAATCATATCACTCAACCCTTTATCTCTTCACCCCGTTGTCACGATGCTTTCACTATCATGTAGACATCTTCTCTTTACCCCGTTATCACGATGCTTTCACTATCATGTAGACATCTTCTCTTTACCCCGTTATCAGGTGTGGGGGGAGTCGGGGAGGTGTGACAGTGTGTTCCTACCTGCCTCTGATGAGGCCTTGGACTTGTCCCCGTTGTGTTGGTCCAGAGAGAACAGGCTCCCTGAGGCCCGACGCACATCCCACACCAACACTCTGCtgtcagtactgagagagagagagaaagagagagcgagagatagagcaacagagagagcgcATGAGAAGCCGAAATCAACAGCCTTCCATATCTCAGGGGACATGTGTCAGTGCCCTGGGGCCTTATAGGGATATATAAATGTCCCTTACATAAACGTCCTAACTGGTCTGCAGATGAAGGTTCACATCACTGGGCATCAACAACGTAACACTACAACAATGCAACACAATCCCTTAAATGATCCAGCTACAGAATTGTGCCTCAAATTTCCTCAAAACAGTCCTCCAAATAAAAAAAAGAATTTCAGTCCATACAAAATGTTCAAAGACAGTGTGCTTCACTGTCCAATTGCCCATGTTATCAGTAGCAGTTGAAATGCTGCTCAGTTGTTTTTCAAATCACTTACAGCCCAAAGGGACAGTGATTTGATCCCAATGGTTTAATTAGCAGATCTAATTTGGCGTAAACCAACAGAGTACTCTCTCCCTGCCATATGCTGCATTGTTATTCCCAGGGAATAGAGGCTGGTTCAGTCTCTCTGTATGCCAATGAGTTCAGGTGACATACTGATACAGTCTAGTTATGGTAATAGAAAGTGGAATCCCTTTCACTAGCTAGATTGGAATTTCTATGATACTTGGGCGTGAAATGAGGGAGGAACATTTATCTAAAGGCCCTTCAAGGTAGTTGTTTCTCTCCAGGTTTGGTGTAGGTCGGCCTACCTGGCTGTAGCTAAAATGTGCTCATATCTTGGCGACCACCGAACAGATAGGACCTCACCTCTGTGACCTGAGGGATAGAAAGGACACGTTTTACTACACGTTTAcgttttactatacttgtgagtaccagaagtcctcacaagaaaAGTAAACCAAATAAAACTCAGAAGTGAGGACATTTTGCCAGGCCTCACttgtaaaaaggctattttaggcttaggggttaagtttaggctcccgagtggtgcagcggtctaaggcactgcatctcagtgcaagaggcgtcactacagtccctggttcaaatccaggctgtatcacatccagccatgattgggagtcccatagggcggcgcacaattggcccagtatcgtccgggtttgggagccattgtaaataagaatttgttcttaactgacttgcctagttcaattaggttgagggaaaataggattttgaagtcctcacaagtatagtaagacataggggtgggtgggtgtgtgtgtggctctcacCCTGCAAAACCTGGATGCGTGAGCCAGACTTCAGGTCACAGAGCTGTACTTTCTGGTCTTTGGTACCAACTGAGAACACACAGATCAATGGATTGCTTGAAAGGTTACATACAGTACGACTAACACGAAGAAAAACATCTCTACTTTCACTATGTGTGTTAATGCTTCGTGACAGAGGAGAAACTGGAGGCCCTGGTTCTCTCAGATTAGATAGGAATGTATAAGAGAGCAGTTCTACTATTGGATAAACATGAGCTAATAACACACATCATTCACTTAGGGGATGAGAGCTGACAGGGAGCTAGAGCTGACAGGGATGGACACAAAATAACCAGGGTTGAGTCCATCTGTTAGAAACCCGACACAAATAAAATTATAATTCTGGTCCGCCTGACAAATTCTGATCATTCTAGCACCACCAGAACTTTCCAGAAAAAGGTTTATTGTGCCATTAGTAAAATGTGTAATTGAAAGACTTCATGGCATTTTGTTTTGAGTTTGGGAAGAATCTCAGAGAAACAAAAAACTGACCGAGTGAGAGCAGTGTGGGTGATTGGGAAGGTATGTGTAAccagtctgtcctgctctgtcagCAGGGGGGCAGAGCCTGGATTCCTGTCATGTCTCCAGAACGTCTCTCTAAACTCTTCCTGAGTCAGTTCCAACCCCTGACACCCCTAGGGGCATACACTCTGTACCACACAGCTGTTTCACAATCAACATTTTCActttattttgtttgatttacTGAGGCCTCATATGTTCATTCTTAGATTATATCAATAAGACATAGACAGTAAATCATAATTTAAGAGcatgacacacacatacaatttcacccacagccaggtcacccgtgataaaAGTCAgaattcgacgtccatccatgtctaagGACattgggagatgacgtggaaaccggccactaggcttcaagtaggttttggtgttgctagggcattgtggacAGGGATGAGGGATGCTGGATAGGCGTAAGCATCTGTCTCTGGTGTCTAAGGTTGCATGCTCAAATCCAGCtacagaaagttgttttt encodes the following:
- the ercc8 gene encoding DNA excision repair protein ERCC-8 isoform X2, with protein sequence MLGFLTARQAGLDDPLRLRRAESTRRVLNLELNHDRDVDRIHSNGINTIDIEVIEGRYMLSGGADGVIVVYDLENNSRKPQYTCKAVCTVGRSSQYVHRFSVETVQWYPHDTGMFVSSSFDKTMKVWDTETLKPAEVFQFEGNVYCHHMSPIARKHSLIAVGTKDQKVQLCDLKSGSRIQVLQGHRGEVLSVRWSPRYEHILATASTDSRVLVWDVRRASGSLFSLDQHNGDKSKASSEAVNTAHNGRVNGLCFTVDGLYLLTTGTDDRMRLWNSANGKNTLVNYGKVSNESRKGLKITVSRSCSPEFVFVPCGSSVAVYTLHTGELVTMLRGHYNNVDCCQFHPDYQVTDCLCLPVCL
- the ercc8 gene encoding DNA excision repair protein ERCC-8 isoform X3, which encodes MLSGGADGVIVVYDLENNSRKPQYTCKAVCTVGRSSQYVHRFSVETVQWYPHDTGMFVSSSFDKTMKVWDTETLKPAEVFQFEGNVYCHHMSPIARKHSLIAVGTKDQKVQLCDLKSGSRIQVLQGHRGEVLSVRWSPRYEHILATASTDSRVLVWDVRRASGSLFSLDQHNGDKSKASSEAVNTAHNGRVNGLCFTVDGLYLLTTGTDDRMRLWNSANGKNTLVNYGKVSNESRKGLKITVSRSCSPEFVFVPCGSSVAVYTLHTGELVTMLRGHYNNVDCCQFHPDYQELYSGGKDCNILAWVPVVRPPDVEEEGTAAKGGSQATVNPAFEDAWSSDED